Part of the Catenulispora sp. EB89 genome, TGGTCGAAGGTGAACGACAGCTGCGTCACCCGCCGCACGGCCAGCTCGTCACCGACCACCCACGGCTTCTTCACGATCCGCCCCACCCCGAGCATCGCGGCCTCGGGATGGTTCAGGATCGGCGTGGAGCCGTCGACGCCGTAGACGCCGTAGTTGTTCAGCGTGAACGTCGACCCGGTCAGCTCCGACACCGGCAGCGAACCGGCGCGCGCCGCCGCGGTCAGGCGCTCGAACTCGGCCGACAGCTCCTCGGTCGACATCCGGTGCGCCCCGCGCACGACGGGGACGACCAGACCGCGATCGGTCTGCGCGGCGAAGCCGAGGTTCACGTCGGCGTACCGGACGATCTCCTGCCGCTCGACGTCCACCGTCGCGTTCAGCTCCGGATAGCGGGCCAGGCCCGCGACGCAGATGCGCGCCAGCACGGCCAGCAGGCTGACCTTCGGAGCCGACGCGTCCCGGTTCAGCGTCGCCCGCAGCTCCATGAGGCCGGTCGCGTCCACATCGACCCACGTCGTCGCGTCGGGGATCTCGCGGCGGGAGCGCGACAGCTTGTCGGCAACGGTCTTGCGGAGACCGCGCAGCGGGACGCGCTCGCGCTCGGCGATGCCGGTAGCAGTGCTCGACGAAGTAGGAACAGCCGGCGCAGCCAGCGCCGCCTCGACATCGCGCCGCATGATCAAGCCTTCAGGACCGGACCCCTGCACGGACGCCAGGTCGAGACCGCCCTCCTTGGCGAGTCGGCGCACCAGCGGCGAGACGACCGGGATCCGGGCGCCCTTCCGCTCAGTCGGAGCATCGGGAACCACAACCGGCGCCACATGCACGCGCGGCACAGAACCGTGCCCACCGAACCCGCTCACGACTCGCCGCCGCCGAACACCACCGGTCTCGACAGTGCCGTAGCCGACAAGCACGTTCCCAGAGCTCTGCTTCGCGCTGCCATTCGCCGCGCCAGAGTTCGCGCCGCCCGCAGCCGCAGACTTGCCGTTCGCGCCCGCCGCTCCGGCCTTCCCGTTGCCGCTCGCAGCCCGGTCCCGAGCCTCGGCATCGAGCCGAGCCCGATCCGCCGGCTCCTCCGGCGCTGCCACCACTGCCGCGATACTGATCAGCGGCTTCCCGACATCCACCACATCCCCGACCGCCCCGTGCAGCTCGACGACCTCGCCGGCGTACGGGCACGGCACCTCCACCGAGGCCTTCGCCGTCTCGACCTCGCACACCACCTGGTCGACCGCGACGTGCTCGCCGACGGCCACGTGCCAGGCGATGATCTCGGCCTCGGTCAGGCCCTCGCCGAGGTCCGGGAGCAGGAAATCGCGACTGCTCACCGGTCCTCCCACTGCAACGACGCCACCGCGTCCAGGATCCGGTCCACCGACGGGAGGTGGTGCCGCTCCAGCTTCGGCGGCGGGTACGGGATGTCGAAGCCGGTCACCCGGCGCACCGGCGCCTCCAGCCAGTGGAAGCAGCGCTCGGAGACCCGCGCCGCGATCTCCGCGCCGGTGCCGCCGAAGCCGGCGGCCTCGTGGATCACCACCGCGCGTCCGGTCTTGCGGACCGAGGCGGTCACCGTCGCGTCGTCGAAGGGCACGATCGAGCGCAGGTCCACGACCTCCAGGTCGTAGCCCTCCGCGGCGCCGGCCTCGGCGGCCTCCAGCGCGGTCTGCACCGTCGGGCCGTACGCGATCAGCGTCGCGTCAGTACCCTGACGCCGGACCGCGGCCTGGCCGATGGCCGGACCGACCGTGTCGAGCCGGTCCTTCGACCAGTAGAGCCGCTTGGGCTCCATGAAGATCACCGGGTCGTCGGACTCGATCGCCGCGCGCAGCAGCGTGTACGCGTCCGACACCGTCGCCGGCGTCACCACGTGCAGGCCCGGCGTGGCGACGAAGTACCCCTCGGAGGAGTCCGAGTGGTGCTCCACGCCGCCGATCCCGCCGCCGTAGGGCACCCGCACGACCACCGGCAGCGGCAGCGCGCCGCGGGTCCGGTTGCGCATCTTCGCCAGGTGCGAGGCGATCTGCTCGAACGCCGGGTAGGAGAACGCGTCGAACTGCATCTCCACGACCGGCCGGAACCCGTACATCGCCATGCCGATCGCGGTGCCCATGATGCCCGCCTCGGCCAGCGGCGTGTCGAAGCAGCGCTGCTCGCCGAAGTCGCGGGTCAGGCCGTCGGTGACGCGGAAGACGCCGCCGAGCACGCCGACGTCCTCGCCGAAGACGACCACCTTCTCGTCGGCCGTCATGGCGTCGCGCAGCGCCCGGTTCACGGCCTGCGCCAGGGAGATCTCAGTGCTCTGAGCGGCACCGTCCAGAGTCGCGGTCATCGCGCGGCCTCGCCTTCGGCGTCGAGCTCAGCGGCATCGAGCTGTGCCGCGTCGAGCTGTGCCGCGTCGATCTCTGCCTGCAAGGCGGCGGCCTGCTCCAGCAGCTGCGGCGTCGGCTCGGCGTAGACGTGCGCGAACATGTCGCGGTGGTCCACCTCCGGTTCCTCGCCGAGCCGGGCCCGCATGTCGTTCGCCAGTTCCTCAGCGACCTGATTCGCCTCGGCCACGACGTCGTCGGTCAGCAGCCCGGCGGCCTTCAGGTACGTCTCCAACCGTGCCAGCGGGTCGCGCACCTTCCAGTAGTCGACCTCTGATTCCTCCCGGTACCGGCTGGCGTCGTCGGCGTTGGTGTGCGCCTGCATCCGGTAGGTGACGGCCTCGATCAGCGTCGGCCCCTCGCCGCGCCGGGCCCGCTCGGCCGCCTCGGCGACCGCGCGCCGCACGGCAATCACGTCGTTGCCGTCCACCCGCACGCCGGCCATGCCGTACCCGACGGCCTTGTGCGCGAGCGCCGCGGCCCGCGTCTGCTTGGCCAGCGGCACCGAGATGGCGTACTGGTTGTTCTGCACGAAGAAGATGACCGGGGCCTGATACACCGCGGCGAAGTTCAGCGCCTCGTGGAAGTCGCCCTCGGAGGTCCCGCCGTCGCCGCAGAACGCCAGCGCGACGGTGTCGTCGCCGGCCAGCTTGGCGGCCAGCGCGAGCCCGGCAGCGTGCGGGGCCTGGGTGGCCAGCGGCGTGCACTGCGGGGCGGTGCGCCAGCGCTGCGGGTCGTAGCCGCAGTGCCAGTCGCCGCGCAGCAGGGTCAGCGTCTCCACGGTGTCGATGCCGCGGGTCACCATCGACACGCAGTCGCGGTAGGTCGGGAAGAACCAGTCGGTGGGACGCAGCGCGAGGATCGCGCCGATCTCGCACGCCTCCTGGCCGTACGACGAGGGGTAGACGGCCAGCCGGCCCTGCCGGACCATCGTGGTGGCCTGCACGTCGAAGCGCCGGCCGATGACCATGGCGCGCCAGGTGGCCAGCAGCTCCTTCGGGTCCAGCTCGGGGGCGTCGTCGCGCAGGGCGCCGGAGAGCGCGCCGTGCTCGTCGAGGTACTGCAGGGGCGAGGGGTCCAATATCGCGTCGAACCCCAGGGGGAAGCCCGACCCGGTCTTGTCGGGCGTGGCGAGAACGGTCACGTCGTCTCCATTGACACGTGTCGGTGGTACGTCGGCTGTGTGATGCCGATTCTTTGTTCGGGCGAACCCAGCTGACCAGTACGCTTGCAAGATCGGAGACAATTGGAACCATGAGCACCGCTAACCCCGGCCAATCATCCACACTGGACGACACGGACCGCCGAATCGTCCATCTGCTCCAGCAGGACGGCCGGATGTCGATGCGCGACCTGGCCGCCGCCGTCCACGTCTCCCGCGCGCACGTCTACACGCGCGTGAAACGCCTGCTCGACGACGGTGTGATCCGCCGCTTCACGATCCAGGTCGATCCCGAGCGGGTGGGCTTCAGCACCTCGGCCTACCTGACCATGAAGGTCGAGCAGAACAGCTGGCGCCAGATCCGGGACACCCTGGCGGCGCTGCCGTGGGTCGAGCACGTGGCGCTGGTCAGCGGCGACTTCGACGTGCTGCTGCTGGTCCGCAGCGCCTCCAACAAGACGCTGCGGGACCTGGTCTTCGCGCACATCCAGAACATGCCGGGGGTGCGCTCCACCCGGACGCTGCTGGTCTTCGACGAGACGGACCACCTGCCGGCGCTGCCAGGCGATCCGGAGCTGGTCCCGGACTCTGGGCCGATCGAGTGACCCCGGGGAACAACACGCCGAGACTTTTTCGTAGCTCCATAAAGCAGTCGTCCGGGGGCTCAGCCACCCGCATGCGACCCGGCCTGCCTCACACGGCCTGGTGTCGCAGGAACACAGCCCGGCGTCGCAGGAACGCGGCCCACGTCAACGTGACGCACAGCGCGTAGAAGACGAGGAACGTCAGGTAGGCGGCGTCGCCGTTCTTGGTGCTCAGGAACGACTGCCGGAACGCCATGTTCACCAGCACTCCCCCGAATGCCCCCACCGCCCCGGCCAGTCCGATCAGCGCCCCGCTGAGCCGCCGGGCCGTGGCCTCGGCCTGGTCGGCGAACAACCCCGGGATCATCTTGTAGACCGAGCCGTTGCCGACCCCGCTGAACACGAACAGCACGACGAAGCCGGTCACGAACACCCCCAGCGAGGCCGCCCGCGAGGCGGCGAGCACGACGGCGGCTCCGACGGCCATGGCGGCGAACGTCACCAGACTCACCCGCGCACCGCCGAAGCGGTCGGCGAGCCGGCCGCCGATCGGGCGGGACAGCGACCCGAGCAGCGGGCCCAGGAACGTCAGGTACGCGGCGTCGATCGGAGTCGCGAAGTCGTGCTTGAACTGCACCTGGAGCACTTGGCCGAAGGCGAACCCGAAGCCGATGAACGATCCGAAGGTACCGATGTAGAGCACTGAGATGATCCAGGTGTCGCCCCGCTTGGCCACTTCCCGGATCGCCCCCTTCTCGGCACGCCGGTCCGGCAGGTTGTCCATGTACAGCGCCGAGCCGACCGCGGCCACCACGATCAGCGGCAGGTAGATCCCGGCCACCGGCCCCGGATGCCCCTTGCCGCTCCAGGCCAGCACCGCCAGCCCGACCAGCTGCACGGCCGCCACGCCGATGTTCCCGCCGCCGGCGTTCAGCCCCAGCGCCCAGCCCTTGAGCCGGTCGGGGTAGAAGGCGTTGATGTTCGTCATCGACGAGGCGAAGTTGCCGCCGCCGACACCGGTGATCGCGGCCAGCACCAGCAGCGTCGAGTACGACACCCCGGGCTTGACCAGGAAGGCCGCCAACCCGCACGGCACCAGCAGAATCAGGGCACTGAAGACGGTCCAGTTCCGGCCCCCGAAGCGGGTGACGGCGAAGCTGTACGGCAGCCTCAGCACCGAACCCACGAGCGTGGGCACGGAGGTGAGCATGAACTTCCCGGCGGCGTCGACGTGGTAGGCCGGGCCGAGGAACAGCACCAGCACCGACCACAGCGACCACACCGAGAAACCGATGTGCTCCGAGAGGATCGACAGGACGAGGTTGCGGCGGGCGATGCGGCGGCCGCCGGCGGCCCACAGGTCCTCGTCCTCGGGATTCCAGGTGCTCAGCAGAGTTTGGTCTGAGGTGATAGCTGACATACCGGCAAGCTACGAACGCCCTGTTTCGGCTGTTCAAGCCACAGGGGTCAGCCCCATGAGGTGTTCCGCATCCTGCGCGTAATCCGATGTGACATCCGGCGCGACCCACACCATGCCGCGGTGCCGGCGTACGGCGAACACTGGCAAGCACACGTCCGGGGCGTCCAGCGCGACTCCCGTGGCCAGGTCGAACACATCTTTGTACATCGGCGAGGCGACGGTCGCAGTGCCGTCGGCACGCATGCCGGTGATGCCGCGCGAGATGACCGACGCGCCGCAGAACGGATCGGTGTTGCCGACCGCGTAGAGCGATCCGTCACCCAGCCGGAACACGGCCACCGCCTCGCCGTCGACCAGAGCGGCCACTCCGCGGCCGGGCTCCAACTCCGTGTACTTACACACGGCGGTCCAGGCGACCGCCTGCACCTCGTCGCGGGCGTCGCGGCCGTCGCGGGCCTCGCGGGCATCGCGCACGTCGCGGGCATCGCGCACGTCGCGGCCGTCACGGGCATCGCGGCCGTCACGGGCGATTTCGGTCGACATCAGCGCCTCCCCAGCGTCAGCAGCGGCTTGATCTGTCCGCGTTCGGGCACGAACGCGACGGTCGGGTCGGGCGCGTCCGGCGCGTTGACGAACGTGGCGAAGCGGGCCAGCTTCGCCGGGTCGTCCAGCACCGCGCGCCATTCGTCGGTGTAGGCCTCGACGTGCGCGGCGATCAGCGCCTCCAGCTCCACGCCGCGCTCCTCGACGTCGTCGATCAGGACGCTGCGAAGCCGGTCCAGGCCGCCCTCGTAGCGCTCGACCCAGGTCGCGGTGCGCTCCAGCCGATCGGCCTCGGCGATGTACAGGGCCAGGAAGCGGTCGATGGTGCGGATCAGCGTCTCGTCGTCGAGGTCGGTGGCCAGCAGGTCGGCGTGCCGGGGCCGGGCGCCGCCGTTGCCGCCGACGTACAGGTTCCAGCCGCGCTCGGTGGCGATGACGCCGACATCCTTGGACTGCGCCTCGGCGCACTCCCGGGCGCAGCCGGACACCGCCATCTTGATCTTGTGCGGCGCCCGCAGGCCCCGGTAGCGCAGCTCCAGGTCGATGGCCGTCTTCACGGAGTCCTGGACGCCGTAGCGGCACCAGGTGGAGCCGACGCACGACTTCACGGTCCGCAGCGCCTTGCCGTAGGCGTGCCCTGATTCGAAGCCCGCGTCGACCAGCCGCTGCCAGATCTTCGGCAGGTCGGCCATCGTCGCCCCGAACAGGTCGATGCGCTGGCCGCCGGTGATCTTCGTGTAGAGGCCGAAGTCGCGCGCCACCTCGCCGATGACGATGAGCTTCTCCGGGGTGATCTCGCCGCCGGGGATGCGCGGGACGACCGAGTAGGAGCCGTTGCGCTGCAGGTTGGCCAGGACGTGGTCGTTGGTGTCCTGCAGGGCCGCCTGGCCGCCGTCCAGGACGTGCGGCTTGCTGTCGCCCTCGGCGAGCAGGCCGCCGAGGGAGGCGAGGATCGAGCCCACCGCCGGCTTGCAGACGTCGCAGCCGTCGGTGACGTTCTTGGCGGCGGTGCCGTGCTTGGCCAGCAGTTCCGCGTACGTGGTGACGCGGTCGCGGCGGACGATGGTGTAGAGCTCGGAGCGGGTCTGCGTGAAGTGTTCGCAGAGGGCTGAGCTACCGCCTCCGCCTTCCGATTTGATCAGGGCCTTGATCGAGGTGGCGCAGGATCCGCATCCGGTCCCGGCCTTGGTGCAGCCGCCGATCTGCTTCGGCGTCACCTCGCCGTCGCCCTTCTCGACGAGGTCGTGGATGGCGCCGCAGATCGCGCCCTTGGTGACGTTGTGGCACGAGCACAGGACGGCCGCGTCCGGCAGGGCGGAGGGCCCGATCCCGGCGGAGCCGGCGGTTCCGGCCGGCAGCAACAGCGCCTCGGGCGCGGCCGGCGGCTGCTCGCCGACCAGGGCGCGCAGCGTGCCGTAGTCACCGGCGTCGCCGACCAGGATGCCGCCGAGCAGCCGGCCGTCCGGGGCGATGGTGAGCTTGCGGTAGACACGGCGGCGGGAGTCGCTGTAGGTGGCGGACATCGCGCCGTCCTCGGCCCCGAAGGCGTCGCCGAAGCTGGCCACCTCCACGCCGAGGAGCTTGAGCTTGGTGGAGGTGTCGGCGCCGGTGAAAGTGCGACCCTCGACCAGTTCGGCGAGGTGCGCGGCGACCGTCTCAGCCATCTGATACCCGGGCGCGACCAGGCCGTAGACCCGGCCGTCGGCGGCCAGCGCGCACTCGCCGATCGCGTAGACGCGCGGGTCGGAGGTGCGGCACAGCTCGTCGACGACGATGCCGCCGCGCGCGCCGACGTCCAGCCCCGAGGAGCGGGCCAGACCGTCCTCGGGCCGCACACCGGCAGCGAAGACGACCAGGTCGGCCTCGATGGTCTCGACGTCCTCGCCGCGGATCGCCCGCACGGCGGTGGCGACCCCGTCGGCATCGACCAGGACCTTGTCCAGCCGCGTGCCGGTGTGCAGGGTGACTCCGAGCTCTGCGATACGTCCCTGCAACGCGGCCGCGCCGCCGTCGTCCACCTGCAGCGGCATCAGGCGCGGCGCGAACTCCACGACCGTGGTCTTCAGCCCCAGGCTGGTCAACGCCCTGGCGGCCTCCAGCCCGAGCAGCCCGCCGCCGACCACGACCCCGCAGCCGCGGCCGTTCTCGGCGGCGTAGGCGGCGATGGCCTCGACGTCGTCCAGGGTGCGGTAGACGAAACAGCCGGGCGCCTGGTGGTTCTCCACCGGCGGCACGAACGGCCGCGAACCGGTGGCCAGCACCAGCGCGTCGTAGCTGCGCACGCTGCCGTCCGCGGCGGTGACGGTCCGCGCCTCCCGGTCGACGCTCGCGACCGCGACCCCGCTGACCACCTCGACGGCCCCGTCCGGGTACGGGTCGAGGTGCAGGGAGGCCTGGTCGCGGTCGTCGAACCACGACGAGAGGCGGACGCGGTCGTAGGCGGGCCGGTCCTCGGCCCCGAAGACGGTGACGGCCGGCGCCGGCTGCCCGTGCTCCAGCAGGCTGGAGACGAAGCGGTGGGCAACCATGCCGTGACCGACGACGAGGACGGTGCGCTGCGAGGGGCTCATGTCCTCCAAGCTGCCGCCGCGCCGTTTCCCGTCCGCGTCGGGTTTGTTACGCCTCGCCGAAACCGCCCGCACCGCGCCCCGGCGCTGATGTGAGAAGCAGCGATGTGAGAAGCGCGACCGCTGCGCCGATGGTTTCGGCGCGGTCACCGACGGCGAAGATCCGTGCCTCGCCGAGTGAGTAAGCACTGCGCGACAAATGGTTACGCAGGGCCGCGAGTCGAACGCGAACCGTCTTACCGCCCCGTAGCCGGTCGGCAACACCACCGTAATCGGACGTGGAGATAGTGCGGCACATGGACACGATGACAACCGATTCGGATACCCCGGGTTCACCGACGGTCACGCAGGCCGGAGCGCACCCCGAACCCCTGGTCGGCTGCGTCGTGGCGATCACTTCCGACCGGCGGCGGGAAGAACTCGGGGCGATGCTGCGGCGGCGCGGCGCGGAGATCATGATGGCCCCGACCATGCGCATCATCCCCCTGAGCGACGACCGGGTGCTGCGGGCCGCGACCGAGGAGTGCCTGCGCGGGCCGCTGGACTACGCGGTGGCGACGACCGGGATCGGCTGGCGGGCGTGGATCTCCACGGCCGAGGGCTGGGGCCTGGCCGAGCCGCTGTCGGCGGTGCTGGCGTCCGCCACCCTGGCCGCCCGGGGCCCGAAGGCGACGGGCGCGATCCGGCAGTGTGGGATGCGCGAAACGTATTCGCCGCCATCGGAGTCCTCCTCCGAATTGCTGGCCTGGCTGCTGGCCCGCGACCTGGCCGGCACCCGCATCGCGGTCCAGCTGCACGGCAGCGCGGACACCGCGTTCCTCGACGCGCTGCGCGGCGCCGGCGCGGAGGTCGTACCGGTGCCGGTGTACCAGTGGGGCGCGCCACAGGACACGGCCGCGGTCGGCCGCCTGGTCGAGGCGGTGGTCCGGCGCCAGGTGCACGCGGTGGCCTTCACCTCGGCCCCCGGCGCGGCGGCGTTCCTGGCGGCGGCGGAGAACGACGGCAACCTGAACCGCGTCGTGGACGCGATGCAGGCGGACGTCCTGGCGGCGTGCATCGGCCCGGTCTGCGCGGCACCGCTGGAGCCGCACGGCATCACCCCGGTGTGGCCGGACCGCGGCCGCCTGGGCTCGCTGGCCCGGGTGATAACGGCGGAGCTGCCCCCGCGCGTCCGGCGGCGGCTCAACACCCCGGGCCGCGACATCGTGGTGCAGGGCAACGCGGTCCTGATCGACGGCCGCCCGGTCCCCCTGTCCCCCCTCCCGGCCGGCGTCCTGCGCGAGCTGGCCCGCCAGCCCGGCCGCGTCCTGAGCCGCGCCGAGCTGCTACGCCGCGTCTGGACCGGCATGCGCCGCGACGAGCACGCGGTGGAGGCGACGGTCGCCCGGCTGCGGACCTCGCTCGGGGAACACGCGGACGTGGTGGCGACGGTGACGAAGCGGGGGTACCGGCTCGCGGTGGAGCCGAGCTGAGCGAGATGCTTTCGGCGTGGCGTGGGTAGGGCCCACCCCGTTTCCTTTCTCGTGTCCCCGCAAGGGGGACGCCTGGCCTCTGGGCCCGGGATGGCTGTTTGCCCCCTGCAGTACCTATGGCCTGGGAGGAGTTGCCGCCGGGCCCGGGGCACTGCTTGACCGCTGATAAGGGGCCTGGTCCACTCCCGTGCCCGCAACGCCGGGCCAGTGGGGAGCGGCCTGCGTAACGTGGTTGCCGGCGTGCGGTGCGATGGCCGAGGCCAGGACGTGACGTGCTGGGGAGGGGCGGCGTGTACGACACCAGCGGTATCGGTGTCTTCCTCCGGCTGGATGTCGGCATGGGCGAACACCACACCCATGGACTGACCCCGGCCCCGGCCGGGAAGAAGGTCTTCGACAAGCGGCTACCGAACACCGAGCCCAGGCTGCGGGCTGTGTTCGACAAGCTCACAGAGAAGTTCGGCACGGTGCTGGTGGTCGTGGACCAGCCGGCGAACATCGGGGCACTGCCGCTGACGGTGGCCCGTGATTGCGGCTGCCAGGTCGCCTACCTGCCCGGTCTGGCCATGCGCCGCGCGGCGGAGACGTACGAAGGCGAGGCCAAGACCGACGCCCGGGACGCGTTCGTCATCGCCGACGTGGCCCGGACCAACCCGCGAGCCCTGCGGCAGATCACGGTGGCTGACGAGACCCAGGCCGAGCTGACCATGCTGGTCGGGTTTGATGACGACCTGGCCGGGGAGTCCACCCGCACCTCCAACCGGCTGCGTGGCCTGCTCGCGCAGATCCACCCGAGCCTGGAACGCTTGCTCGGCCCTCGCATCCAGCATGGGGCCGTGCTCGAGCTGCTGGGCCGCTGCGGCTCCCCCGAGCAGCTGCGGAAGGTACGGACCACCCGGATCGCCAAGGTGCACAAGCCCAAAGCGCCGCGGATGGCCGAGCGGCTCGCGGCCGAGATCACCAAGGCGCTGGCTGAGCAGACCGTCGTCGTGCCCGGAACGAACGCCTCCGCGGTCATCGTGCCTTCGCTGGCCCGCCAGCTGTCCGGCATCCTGAAACAACGCCGCATGCTGAAGAGCCAGCTCGATGCCCTGCTGGAGGCCCACCCTCTTTCCCGACTCCTGACCTCGATGCCTGGCGTCGGGGTCAGGATCGCCGCCACCTTGCTGGTCACCGTCGGCGACGGCAGCACCTTCCCCGATGCCGACCACCTCGCCTCCTACGCCGGGCTGTCCCCGGCCACCAGGTCCTCTGGATCCTCCATCAAGGGCGAGCACGCGCCCAAACGCGGGAACCGGCAGCTCAAACGGGCCATGTTCCTGTCCGCGTTCGCCGCCCTGCACGATCCCGTCTCCCGTGCCTACTACGACCGACACCGTGCTGGCGGCAAGACCCACACCCAGGCACTGCTGCGCCTGGCCCGCCGCCGCATCACCGTGCTGTTCGCGATGCTCCGCGACGGGGCGTTCTACCAACGTCAAACGGTCGCGCAACAAGCGATCAGCTCTCAGGCTGCAGACGTTCGCGGGCTGCCGCGAGCCGCTGATCATAGTCAGCAGCGAACAGCTCGGGCAGCGATTTGTCCAACGTCCCGGAGATCTTGTGGATCGGCGCCCACACTGCCGGATCATCAATCATCTGGCCAAGGCCCGTCATCTGAAGGCGCTCCAACCAGTGCGACAACACCAACGCCTCGTCACCCGTCAGCTTGATCGTCACGCCCCCATCGACCACGAACACCTCCAGTGCCAACCCTTACAGACCACGCCAAGCTATCCAGAATCGAGCCGCGCGCCGGCGCTGGTCAACACTCGATCCCCGAAATCGGCACGAAATGGCGTCAAACGAGCGAACCGGGCGCCGAAAAGCGTGCGGCCCGGGCGCCCGCCGCCTGGCATCCTGCCGGAGTGACCTCGCTCAGCTTCACCAACGTCCCGCCGCCCGACCACCCCGTCCCCGATCCGGTCCGCGCGGCGGCGGGCGGCCGGCCGATCGTGCCGGTCTGGTACAACGAGGCCGCCTCGACGTTCCGGCTCGGCGCGGGCCCGGACGCCCGCTATGCGAAGTGGGCACCGGCCGGCAGTGACCTGGACCTGGCCGGCGAGGCGGCGCGAATGCGGTGGGCCGGGACGTACGTGGCTGTACCGCAGGTCTTGGAGCAGGCGTCGAACGCCGAGGGCGCGTGGCTCATCACCGCCGCGCTGGATGGGGAGATGGCCGTCGTCGACCGGTGGAAGCAGGATCCTGCGACCGCCGTCCGCGTGATCGGCGAGAGTCTGCGCACGTTCCACGACGCGCTGCCGGTCGCCGTGTGCCCCTTCAGCGCCTCCGCCGAGGAGCGGGTCGCCGAGGCCGAGCGCAACGCCGACAGTCGCGCGCACCGCACACTGCATCCCGACTTCGCCGGCCGCACGCGGGCCGAGGTCCTGAAGCGCCTGGCCGACATCCCGCCGGTCGACAAGCTCGTGGTCTGCCACGGCGACACCTGCGCCCCGAACACCCTGCTGACCCCCGACGGCCGCTTCGCCGGGCACGTGGACCTCGGCGCCCTCGGCGTCGCGGACCGCTGGTCGGACCTGGCGATCGCCACCTGGTCGACCACCTGGAACTACGGCGACGGCTGGCAGGAGCCGCTGCTCGACGCGTACGGGATCGCGCCCGATCCCGAACGCACCGAGTACTACCGGCTGCTCTGGGAAGTAGGCCCCTGAGCCACGGCTGACCCCGCTGATCCGGCCGACCCGGCTGACCCCGCCGACCCCGCCGACCCCGCCGACCCGGCCGACCCGGCCGACGGGACCGGACCGGCGGCATCGCCCCGCGGACCGCCACTCATCCCGCCGACGATCCGCCACCGCTCGACCAACATCGGCACCAGCACGTTCCGCCAGACCTCCAGATCGACCTGCCCGCTGGTCATCCCCCCGCGCGCCAACTCCTCGCGGTAGATCCGGTCGGTGGACGTGTCCTGAAGGTCGTTCCCGGTCAGCCATCGGAACGAGGAGCGCAGGATCTCGACCAGGTCGCGCTCAGCGGTGGGCAGGACCTGTTTCGCCAGCATGGTGCGCATGGATCGCCACAGATACGGATCCCCGCGCAGACCCCACGTAGCCGGTTCCGGTTCGAAGAGGTCGGCGACCATGCCGACCGGGGCGGGCGCATCGATCATGTCGCGAACTTCCTTCAGTCACCACGTCTAGCGCAGATCTTCCCGAATCTGCCCGGTCCTTACAAGACGCCGCGTGCTGAGAACTTGCTGAAGAAATGCGAAGCAGCCGGTGCCGGGAATCAGCACCCTGATCAGCGCCGCCGCAACCCGTCGAACACCAGATGCGTCACCGCCGAGGCGACATCGTCGGCGGACCACCGCCCCGGCCCCGGCCGGTACCACTCCACCACCGAGTTCACCATCCCGAACACCAGCCGCGAGGCCAGATGCGGATCCAGGTCCGTCCGCAGCACCCCGGCCGCCGCCGCCCGCTCCACGAACCCGGCCAGCCGGCGGTCGATCTCCCGCCGCCGGGCCTGCGCCGCCCGCTCGGCCTCGGTGTTGCCGCGCACGCGCAGCAGCAGCGTCACGTACG contains:
- a CDS encoding Lrp/AsnC family transcriptional regulator; amino-acid sequence: MSTANPGQSSTLDDTDRRIVHLLQQDGRMSMRDLAAAVHVSRAHVYTRVKRLLDDGVIRRFTIQVDPERVGFSTSAYLTMKVEQNSWRQIRDTLAALPWVEHVALVSGDFDVLLLVRSASNKTLRDLVFAHIQNMPGVRSTRTLLVFDETDHLPALPGDPELVPDSGPIE
- a CDS encoding nitrate/nitrite transporter — encoded protein: MSAITSDQTLLSTWNPEDEDLWAAGGRRIARRNLVLSILSEHIGFSVWSLWSVLVLFLGPAYHVDAAGKFMLTSVPTLVGSVLRLPYSFAVTRFGGRNWTVFSALILLVPCGLAAFLVKPGVSYSTLLVLAAITGVGGGNFASSMTNINAFYPDRLKGWALGLNAGGGNIGVAAVQLVGLAVLAWSGKGHPGPVAGIYLPLIVVAAVGSALYMDNLPDRRAEKGAIREVAKRGDTWIISVLYIGTFGSFIGFGFAFGQVLQVQFKHDFATPIDAAYLTFLGPLLGSLSRPIGGRLADRFGGARVSLVTFAAMAVGAAVVLAASRAASLGVFVTGFVVLFVFSGVGNGSVYKMIPGLFADQAEATARRLSGALIGLAGAVGAFGGVLVNMAFRQSFLSTKNGDAAYLTFLVFYALCVTLTWAAFLRRRAVFLRHQAV
- a CDS encoding alpha-ketoacid dehydrogenase subunit beta; its protein translation is MTATLDGAAQSTEISLAQAVNRALRDAMTADEKVVVFGEDVGVLGGVFRVTDGLTRDFGEQRCFDTPLAEAGIMGTAIGMAMYGFRPVVEMQFDAFSYPAFEQIASHLAKMRNRTRGALPLPVVVRVPYGGGIGGVEHHSDSSEGYFVATPGLHVVTPATVSDAYTLLRAAIESDDPVIFMEPKRLYWSKDRLDTVGPAIGQAAVRRQGTDATLIAYGPTVQTALEAAEAGAAEGYDLEVVDLRSIVPFDDATVTASVRKTGRAVVIHEAAGFGGTGAEIAARVSERCFHWLEAPVRRVTGFDIPYPPPKLERHHLPSVDRILDAVASLQWEDR
- a CDS encoding dihydrolipoamide acetyltransferase family protein, whose amino-acid sequence is MGGPVSSRDFLLPDLGEGLTEAEIIAWHVAVGEHVAVDQVVCEVETAKASVEVPCPYAGEVVELHGAVGDVVDVGKPLISIAAVVAAPEEPADRARLDAEARDRAASGNGKAGAAGANGKSAAAGGANSGAANGSAKQSSGNVLVGYGTVETGGVRRRRVVSGFGGHGSVPRVHVAPVVVPDAPTERKGARIPVVSPLVRRLAKEGGLDLASVQGSGPEGLIMRRDVEAALAAPAVPTSSSTATGIAERERVPLRGLRKTVADKLSRSRREIPDATTWVDVDATGLMELRATLNRDASAPKVSLLAVLARICVAGLARYPELNATVDVERQEIVRYADVNLGFAAQTDRGLVVPVVRGAHRMSTEELSAEFERLTAAARAGSLPVSELTGSTFTLNNYGVYGVDGSTPILNHPEAAMLGVGRIVKKPWVVGDELAVRRVTQLSFTFDHRVCDGGVAGGFLRYVADLVEEPARLLRGL
- the nirD gene encoding nitrite reductase small subunit NirD: MSTEIARDGRDARDGRDVRDARDVRDAREARDGRDARDEVQAVAWTAVCKYTELEPGRGVAALVDGEAVAVFRLGDGSLYAVGNTDPFCGASVISRGITGMRADGTATVASPMYKDVFDLATGVALDAPDVCLPVFAVRRHRGMVWVAPDVTSDYAQDAEHLMGLTPVA
- the pdhA gene encoding pyruvate dehydrogenase (acetyl-transferring) E1 component subunit alpha translates to MTVLATPDKTGSGFPLGFDAILDPSPLQYLDEHGALSGALRDDAPELDPKELLATWRAMVIGRRFDVQATTMVRQGRLAVYPSSYGQEACEIGAILALRPTDWFFPTYRDCVSMVTRGIDTVETLTLLRGDWHCGYDPQRWRTAPQCTPLATQAPHAAGLALAAKLAGDDTVALAFCGDGGTSEGDFHEALNFAAVYQAPVIFFVQNNQYAISVPLAKQTRAAALAHKAVGYGMAGVRVDGNDVIAVRRAVAEAAERARRGEGPTLIEAVTYRMQAHTNADDASRYREESEVDYWKVRDPLARLETYLKAAGLLTDDVVAEANQVAEELANDMRARLGEEPEVDHRDMFAHVYAEPTPQLLEQAAALQAEIDAAQLDAAQLDAAELDAEGEAAR